The Mycobacteriales bacterium region GACCAACGTCTACATCGAGCCTGAGTTCGGCATCGTCGACCTCCGCACCGTTGGTGTCGGTGGCTGATCGATGACAGCAGTGTCGCGGGGCCGGCCTTCGGGCCGGCCCCGCGCACCGCATCTGGGGTCCGCGACCCGCGGATCCCTTAGCTCGTTGCAGGAGTCGCCGTGATCAGGTTCCTCATCCGCCGCACGGTGGGTGGCGTGATCGTCTTGATCGTGATCTCGATCATCACGTTCTGGTTGTTCTACGCGCTGCCGAAGCACCTGCACTCCAACCCCGCGGCCCTCTACGCGGGGCGCAGCCCGAGCCCGGCGACGATTGCCGCGGTCTCTGAGAAGCTCGGCCTGAACAAACCGTTCTGGACCCAGTACTGGGACTTCATGAAGGGGATCTTCGTCGGGCGCACCTACGGCACCGGCGTCGCGGCGGACGTGTGTCACCGTCCCTGCCTGGGCTTCTCCTTCATCAACAACGAGCCCGTGTGGTCCGAGATCACCTCGGATCTGCCGGTCGACATCTCGCTCGCGGTCGGTGCGTCGATCATCTGGCTGGTCACCGGTGTGGCCACCGGTGTCGTCTCCGCGCTGCGCAAGGGATCGATCTTCGACCGGGCGGCCATGTCGGTGGCGCTGGCCGGGGTCTCGCTGCCGATCTACTTCACCGGGTTGCTGTCGCTGGCGATCTTCAGCTACGGCCCGCACTGGTTACGGATCCTTCCCAACGTCCACTTCGTCGGCTTCACGCAGAACCCGCTGTCCTGGGCCCGGAACCTCCTTCTGCCCTGGGTCTGCCTTGCCTTCCTTTATGCCGCGCTCTACGCCCGGCTGACCCGCTCCACCATGCTCGAGACGATGTCCGAGGACTTCGTTCGGACCGCGCGTGCCAAGGGGCTGCCGGAGCGTCGGGTGATCTTCAAGCACGGCCTGCGCTCGGCGATCACGCCGATCGTCACGATCTTCGGTCTGGACGTCGGCCTGCTGCTCGGCGGTGCGGTGCTCACCGAGCAGGTCTTCGGTTTCGTCGGGATCGGCAAGCTCGCGATCATCTCGATCGGAAGCCGGGACATGCCGGTCGTGCTC contains the following coding sequences:
- a CDS encoding ABC transporter permease, yielding MIRFLIRRTVGGVIVLIVISIITFWLFYALPKHLHSNPAALYAGRSPSPATIAAVSEKLGLNKPFWTQYWDFMKGIFVGRTYGTGVAADVCHRPCLGFSFINNEPVWSEITSDLPVDISLAVGASIIWLVTGVATGVVSALRKGSIFDRAAMSVALAGVSLPIYFTGLLSLAIFSYGPHWLRILPNVHFVGFTQNPLSWARNLLLPWVCLAFLYAALYARLTRSTMLETMSEDFVRTARAKGLPERRVIFKHGLRSAITPIVTIFGLDVGLLLGGAVLTEQVFGFVGIGKLAIISIGSRDMPVVLGVTLFAAFFVVIANIIVDIAYAYVDPRVTYS